The Egicoccus sp. AB-alg2 nucleotide sequence ACCCCACGGTCGGCCAGCAACCGCATCTTGCCGAGCAGCAGGTCCGCCGAGCCGGAGTCGAGTTCGGCGGTCGGTTCGTCGGCGATCACCAGCGACGGCCGGCCGACGACGGCCTGGGCGAGCGCCACCCGCTGCTGCTGCCCGCCGGACAACTCGTGTGGACGATGGTCGCGCCGGTCCCCCAGCCCGAGGTCGCCCAGGAGGCCGTCCGCCTCCCCGGCCGCCTGCCGCCGCGACAGGCCCCGCAGCCGGCCGGCCTGGGCGACCTGGTCGAGCGCCGTGACGCCCGGCAGCAGGTTGTCGGACGGGCGTTGGAACATGAAGCCGACCTTGCGCCGACGCAGCCGGCGCAGGGCCCGGCCGGAGAGTTGGTCGATCGGTTCACCACCGAGCCGGACGGTGCCGGCGCTGGGCCGGTCGAGCGCGGCGAGGATGCGCAGCAGCGACGACTTGCCGCTGCCGGACGGACCGACGACCGCGGAGATGGTGCGTGCGGGGAAGCGGGCGTCGACCCCACGCAGGGCGTGCACCTCGCCACTGGCGATCGAGTAGATCCGCACGACCCCGGCGCACTCGGCTGCCATCGACGCGGTCACGGAGCGACTGGACTCAGGCACGGCGCAACACCTCCGCGACGTCGGCACGGTCGGCGCTCCGCTGCAGCGCCGCCGCACCGGCGATCCCGCCCGCCGCGAGCGCGCCGACCAGCACGAGCAGGACGGTGCCCGGCAGCACGACCCGCGGGCCGGGCAGGAGTTCGGGCAGCGGGTCGATCCCGCCGCCCACGGCCGCCGCCGCGAACAGGCCCAGCGCGGTGGCCAACCCGAGCGCGAGCAGCAGCAGCACGAGGACCTCGACCACCAATGCGAGCGCGTGTGCCCGCGAGGTGAGACCCATGCGGCGGGCCAGCGCGTAGGAGACCTGGAGGTCGCGTTGGCGCACGGCCACGAACAACAGGACGCCCAGCAGCGCCAGTCCCGTCGCCAGCGCACCCAACGCCTGCAACGCGCCGAGCGCCCACGACACGGCGACCAGCCGGGGCCGGGTGGCCTCGGCAGCGGCGGTCCGCACCGTCTCCGCGTCGACGCCGGCGACCGCCAGCCGGTCCTCGGCGTCGTCGCCGGTGGCCCAGATCTCGCCGCGCCAGCGTGCCCGCGCCAGCCCGTCCGCGCCGCCGGCGACCGCGAGCGCCTCGGCCGTCTGCAGGCTGGCGACGAGCAGCGGCCGCCCGGCGGCCTGGCCGGGCAGGGCCTCGGCGCGGCCCACCACCTCGACCGGCACGCCGAAGCCGGGGACGTCCAGTGCGGCCGGCTCGTCCTGCGCCCCGGCCACGAGGACGGGCAGGCGGCCCTCTCCCCCGGCGAGACGGGCGAGCAGGCCGTCGAGCGGCGTGCCCACCAGATCGCGGCGCCAGAACGCGACCTGGGCGAACGACTCGGGCGTGACCAGCAGCACGTCGACCTCGGCGTCGGAGGGCGCGACCCGGCCGCGGGCGCGCAGCAGCTGGGTGGTGCCGGCGGGCGGGGCCTCGTCGACCTGCTCGGCCGCCATCGGGGCCGTGGCCGCGGCACCAGTTGCAGGACGGCCTTCTCCTCGACCGCCGTCGCCAACGACGCCGACAACGCCGAGGTGTAGACGACCAGCCCGAGCGACGTCGCCGCCGCCCCGGTCAGCAGCAGCCCGGCGCCGCTGGCGGCGGCCAGCCGGCGGACGGCGAGGTAGGGCCCGGCAGCGCTCGCGCCGCCGAGGCGGCGCAGTCGCGGCAGCACACGCCGTGCGCCGCGCAGGATCAGCCCGACGCCGCCGATGAGCAGCAGGACCGGGAAGGCCAGCACCAGCGGTCCGAGTGCCGTAGCCCCTTCGACGTCGCGGACCCCACCGCCCGTCCGTAGTTGCGCGAGCGCGACGCCGGCCAATCCCAGGGCGACCAGCTCCCACGGGAACCGCCGCAGCCGGCGCACGCGTGCGACGCGGCCGACCCGCACCGACCGTCCCGCCACCACGGCGGTCGTCACGGCGACCACC carries:
- a CDS encoding ABC transporter ATP-binding protein is translated as MPESSRSVTASMAAECAGVVRIYSIASGEVHALRGVDARFPARTISAVVGPSGSGKSSLLRILAALDRPSAGTVRLGGEPIDQLSGRALRRLRRRKVGFMFQRPSDNLLPGVTALDQVAQAGRLRGLSRRQAAGEADGLLGDLGLGDRRDHRPHELSGGQQQRVALAQAVVGRPSLVIADEPTAELDSGSADLLLGKMRLLADRGVAIVLSTHDPRVVQAAERTLSLHRGAVASETTDAGVLAVIDDSGRVQIPPSELARFPDRRAVVTVDADGIRITPPGRTV